In one Bacillus thuringiensis genomic region, the following are encoded:
- a CDS encoding DMT family transporter: MNKKQMLLGSFLCLLAVTAWGFMFPVMENALQFIDPFFFTTIRYGSAAIIFLILLLITEGKTSLSLEKRTLSLFFYGTVGFAGYGFLVFYGQQLAGPSGAIHAAMIQSLMPLIALSLQWITKNCRPQNYTFLCMFVALLGVMLVISKGNIHLLFGAASHLSTNILMLCGVTCWVIYTNGGARFQSWSPLRYTTLTCLFGSISLIVIVTFLTYTNIVTMPSLHTVVSVRFELFYMSIIAGVIAVFCWNMGNRYISSINGILFMNLVPILALIGSIFRGYTVDKIEIAGAALTIIALLCNNLWQRKVNIKIPTSVR; encoded by the coding sequence TTGAACAAAAAACAAATGCTACTCGGATCCTTTCTATGCTTACTCGCCGTCACTGCCTGGGGATTTATGTTTCCTGTAATGGAAAATGCTCTGCAATTTATCGATCCGTTCTTCTTCACAACGATTCGCTATGGATCAGCAGCTATTATTTTTCTTATTTTGCTATTAATTACTGAAGGAAAGACTTCGCTCAGTTTAGAAAAAAGAACACTTTCTCTATTCTTTTACGGGACAGTCGGTTTCGCGGGGTATGGTTTTCTCGTTTTCTACGGACAACAACTTGCTGGACCTTCCGGAGCAATCCATGCAGCTATGATTCAATCCCTTATGCCACTGATTGCCTTATCACTGCAATGGATAACGAAAAATTGCCGCCCACAAAACTATACATTCCTTTGTATGTTCGTTGCATTACTTGGTGTTATGCTTGTCATTTCAAAAGGAAATATTCACTTATTATTTGGAGCTGCAAGCCACTTATCAACAAACATATTGATGCTATGCGGCGTTACTTGCTGGGTCATTTATACAAACGGGGGTGCTCGTTTTCAATCTTGGTCACCACTTAGGTACACGACATTAACTTGTTTATTTGGCTCCATTTCACTCATCGTTATTGTTACTTTCTTAACGTACACAAATATAGTTACTATGCCGTCACTGCATACAGTTGTGAGCGTTCGTTTTGAGCTCTTTTATATGTCGATTATCGCAGGCGTTATCGCTGTATTTTGCTGGAATATGGGAAATCGCTATATTTCATCTATTAACGGCATATTATTTATGAATTTAGTTCCTATCCTTGCACTGATCGGTTCTATCTTTCGAGGTTATACAGTCGATAAAATTGAAATCGCTGGAGCAGCATTAACAATTATCGCGCTATTATGTAACAATTTATGGCAAAGAAAAGTAAACATAAAAATCCCCACCTCAGTTCGTTAG
- the refZ gene encoding forespore capture DNA-binding protein RefZ, translating to MKQTKQKVIDAAISLFNTKGYDGTSVRDIAKRADVNVANISYYFAGKQGLLEQLITDFLEGYIHVIEMSFEQREYLSAKDVMVQMVRGILRYQFENRELTRFFYRELSLDTTLIREVMTVYFSKERYYIEQMIRQGQMKQEFQKVSFTMFMTQLKGMINMPFLYPQYISEVLHSFPSETFFIEMYTKEIEQWMEQALCKANMYHEWPRAVHM from the coding sequence ATGAAGCAGACGAAACAAAAAGTAATTGATGCGGCAATATCGTTGTTTAATACGAAAGGTTATGATGGAACGTCGGTGCGAGACATTGCAAAGCGAGCGGATGTGAATGTAGCGAATATTTCATATTATTTTGCTGGGAAGCAAGGTTTATTAGAACAGCTTATTACTGATTTTTTAGAAGGATATATTCATGTGATTGAAATGTCGTTTGAACAGAGAGAGTATTTGTCGGCTAAAGATGTGATGGTGCAAATGGTGCGCGGGATTTTACGATATCAATTTGAAAATAGAGAACTAACACGTTTCTTCTACCGAGAGCTTTCGCTTGATACGACATTAATTCGTGAAGTGATGACCGTTTATTTTTCTAAAGAAAGATATTATATAGAACAAATGATTAGACAAGGACAAATGAAACAAGAATTTCAGAAAGTATCATTTACAATGTTTATGACGCAATTAAAAGGTATGATAAATATGCCGTTTTTATATCCACAATATATATCAGAAGTACTGCATTCTTTCCCATCTGAGACATTTTTCATAGAAATGTATACGAAAGAGATTGAGCAATGGATGGAACAAGCATTATGTAAAGCGAATATGTACCATGAATGGCCAAGAGCTGTTCATATGTGA
- a CDS encoding GAF domain-containing protein, producing the protein MFTKESYAGSRVQQYETVIKQLDALLTGESNVVANLSNASALLNQFLDRVNWVGFYVTEGTQLVLGPFQGMPACVRIPFGRGVCGVAAETKTTQLVADVHQFPGHIACDSASNSEIVVPIVKEGVVIGVLDIDSPEKNRFDEVDQRYLEKFVETLLKHM; encoded by the coding sequence ATGTTTACTAAAGAAAGTTATGCAGGATCTCGCGTGCAGCAATATGAGACAGTAATTAAACAACTGGATGCGTTATTAACTGGCGAATCAAACGTAGTCGCAAACTTATCAAATGCGTCCGCATTATTAAACCAATTTTTAGATCGCGTTAATTGGGTTGGCTTTTACGTAACAGAAGGAACTCAGCTTGTTCTTGGACCGTTCCAAGGAATGCCTGCTTGCGTGCGCATTCCATTTGGACGAGGCGTTTGCGGCGTAGCAGCTGAAACGAAAACAACACAGCTTGTAGCAGACGTTCACCAATTCCCAGGTCACATCGCTTGCGATAGTGCTTCTAATTCAGAAATCGTTGTACCGATTGTGAAAGAAGGAGTTGTCATTGGTGTACTTGACATTGATAGTCCTGAAAAGAATCGTTTTGATGAAGTAGATCAGCGCTATTTAGAAAAGTTTGTGGAAACACTCCTAAAACATATGTAA
- the megL gene encoding methionine gamma-lyase, protein MKKKHMETALIHHGYIPEEHKGSLTPPLFQTSTFTFETAQQGEASFAGVDPSYIYSRLGNPTVKLFEERMAVLEGGEEALAFGSGMAAISATLIGFLKAGDHIICSNGLYGCTYGFLEVLEEKFMITHSFCDMETEVDIENKIRPNTKLIFVETPINPTMKLIDLKQVIRVAKRKGLLVIVDNTFCSPYLQRPLELGCDAVVHSATKYIGGHGDVVAGVTICKTKALAEKIRPMRKDIGGIMAPFDAWLLLRGLKTLAVRMDRHCDNAEKIVSFLRKHDAVEGVWYPEGKLASRQMKQGGGVISFSVKGGKEETQAFINDLHFITIAVSLGDTETLIQHPATMTHAAIPAELRKEMGIFDNLIRLSVGLESWEDIASDLEQALKKISTVNQ, encoded by the coding sequence ATGAAAAAGAAGCATATGGAGACAGCGTTAATTCACCACGGTTATATACCTGAGGAACATAAAGGAAGTTTAACACCACCTTTATTTCAAACTTCTACATTTACATTTGAAACTGCGCAGCAAGGAGAGGCGAGTTTTGCGGGAGTGGATCCATCTTATATTTACTCACGGCTTGGAAATCCAACTGTGAAATTATTTGAAGAACGTATGGCGGTGTTAGAAGGTGGAGAAGAGGCGCTTGCCTTCGGATCTGGTATGGCAGCTATTTCAGCAACTTTAATTGGTTTTTTAAAGGCTGGAGATCATATTATTTGTTCAAATGGATTATATGGGTGTACGTACGGTTTTTTAGAAGTGTTAGAAGAAAAATTTATGATTACGCATTCGTTTTGTGATATGGAGACAGAGGTTGATATTGAAAATAAAATTCGCCCAAATACAAAGCTTATTTTCGTTGAAACACCAATTAATCCGACAATGAAATTAATTGATTTAAAACAAGTGATTCGGGTTGCGAAGCGAAAAGGCTTACTTGTTATTGTTGATAATACATTTTGTTCACCTTATTTACAAAGACCGCTTGAGCTTGGCTGTGACGCTGTTGTGCATAGTGCGACAAAATATATTGGAGGCCATGGTGACGTTGTAGCGGGCGTAACAATTTGTAAAACGAAAGCATTAGCTGAAAAGATTCGCCCGATGCGAAAGGATATCGGCGGTATTATGGCGCCGTTTGATGCGTGGTTATTATTACGCGGGTTAAAGACGTTAGCAGTAAGAATGGATCGTCATTGTGATAATGCAGAAAAAATTGTATCGTTCTTAAGAAAACATGATGCGGTAGAAGGTGTTTGGTATCCAGAAGGGAAGTTAGCATCTCGTCAAATGAAACAAGGGGGCGGTGTTATTTCTTTTTCAGTAAAAGGCGGAAAAGAAGAGACGCAAGCGTTTATTAATGATCTTCACTTTATTACAATTGCGGTGAGTTTAGGAGATACAGAAACGTTAATTCAGCATCCAGCAACGATGACGCATGCTGCGATTCCAGCTGAACTAAGAAAAGAAATGGGCATTTTCGATAATTTAATACGCTTATCAGTCGGTTTAGAATCGTGGGAGGATATCGCTTCTGATTTAGAGCAGGCATTAAAGAAAATATCTACTGTTAATCAATAA
- the rpsD gene encoding 30S ribosomal protein S4: MARYTGPAWKLSRRLGISLSGTGKELEKRPYAPGPHGPNQRKKLSEYGLQLQEKQKLRHMYGMTERQFRRTFDQAGKMPGKHGENFMILLEARLDNLVYRMGLARTRRAARQLVNHGHIMVDGARVDIPSYRVKPGQTISVREKSNSLVVVKEAIEVNNFVPEYLTFDADKLEATYTRHAERSELPAEINEALIVEFYSR; the protein is encoded by the coding sequence ATGGCTCGTTATACAGGTCCAGCTTGGAAACTGTCTCGTCGTCTTGGAATCTCTCTAAGCGGCACAGGAAAAGAATTAGAAAAACGCCCTTACGCACCAGGTCCTCACGGTCCTAACCAACGTAAGAAACTTTCAGAATACGGTTTACAATTACAAGAGAAACAAAAACTTCGTCACATGTACGGCATGACTGAGCGTCAATTCCGTCGCACATTTGACCAAGCAGGTAAAATGCCTGGTAAGCACGGCGAAAACTTCATGATCCTTCTTGAAGCTCGTCTTGACAACTTAGTTTACCGTATGGGCTTAGCTCGCACTCGTCGTGCAGCTCGCCAATTAGTAAACCACGGTCACATCATGGTTGATGGCGCTCGCGTAGATATCCCATCTTACCGTGTAAAACCTGGTCAAACTATCAGCGTTCGCGAAAAATCTAACAGCCTTGTTGTTGTTAAAGAAGCGATCGAAGTTAACAACTTCGTACCAGAATACTTAACTTTCGATGCTGACAAATTAGAAGCTACTTACACTCGTCACGCTGAGCGTTCTGAGTTACCAGCTGAAATCAACGAAGCATTAATCGTAGAGTTCTACTCTCGTTAA
- a CDS encoding HNH endonuclease, which produces MSLNMYLGEVQAQTQSMNAFCTATIQGMEQAIQSIDAFTSDTVLQGQTYDSAKAFFAETFRPLAQGIIYLCEELIRQNDAFPSQFQSQVASTDVIEQEILEQIREIDRMIASTEALHQTMPNPGMNDIVNLFAVMKQKLQEKLEQLYEFNQTSSDNYSTAIQLAANIATGLAEVQSGKGFSPASGTFSTQGLNMEWVTSIQSITEDKNRQADNSIEEGAMCGKIPPQSEQSFWDRNKKDLSDAWTGISTGVVDGVVDAWDGFVALGDKETWLNMKDAIVNYKETLPAAWNALSDSFMNELWNGDMESREHYAAYVVTSLLTGFIGSKGLDKVGQAGKVATVTSLTKGKSLLTHSSVYTNALYILNNYELKAGNHLSYAGIGSTQQYLQKAATYTYEGPNGPKTIRLRKGELAGDKHPVSGVPYDAKGFPIFDAVTEITLKEVDLKKDRTAQFRICNKALYEQILKDPKLASKFTEKEIEMFKSGKKPKTYTWHHHQDTGRMQLVDAKLHKQTGHTGGYKIWGKDSDK; this is translated from the coding sequence TTGAGTTTAAATATGTACTTAGGGGAAGTACAGGCTCAAACACAAAGTATGAATGCTTTCTGTACCGCTACTATTCAAGGTATGGAACAAGCTATTCAGTCAATTGATGCTTTTACAAGTGATACCGTTCTACAAGGGCAAACTTACGATAGTGCAAAAGCATTTTTCGCAGAAACCTTTCGCCCTTTAGCACAAGGAATTATTTACTTATGTGAGGAATTAATTCGTCAGAACGATGCCTTTCCAAGTCAATTTCAATCACAGGTAGCTTCAACAGATGTTATTGAACAAGAAATATTAGAACAAATTCGAGAAATTGACCGAATGATAGCAAGTACAGAAGCACTCCATCAAACTATGCCAAATCCGGGCATGAACGATATCGTAAATCTTTTTGCTGTCATGAAACAAAAACTGCAAGAGAAACTAGAACAGCTATATGAATTTAATCAAACATCTAGCGATAACTATAGTACAGCAATTCAATTAGCCGCTAACATTGCGACAGGTTTAGCCGAAGTCCAAAGTGGAAAAGGTTTTAGTCCTGCAAGTGGTACATTTAGTACACAAGGGTTGAATATGGAATGGGTGACTTCTATTCAATCGATTACAGAAGATAAGAATCGTCAGGCTGATAATTCAATTGAAGAAGGTGCAATGTGTGGCAAAATCCCACCACAATCAGAACAATCCTTTTGGGATAGAAATAAAAAGGATTTGAGCGATGCCTGGACTGGTATTTCCACTGGTGTAGTAGATGGCGTTGTAGACGCATGGGACGGATTTGTTGCTTTGGGAGATAAAGAGACCTGGTTAAACATGAAAGATGCAATCGTAAATTATAAAGAAACCCTACCTGCGGCATGGAATGCCCTGTCCGATTCATTCATGAACGAATTATGGAATGGGGATATGGAAAGTAGGGAACATTATGCAGCTTATGTAGTCACCTCGCTACTCACAGGTTTTATTGGTAGCAAAGGTCTGGATAAAGTTGGACAAGCAGGAAAAGTAGCAACTGTTACAAGTCTTACAAAAGGAAAATCGCTTCTAACACACTCCTCTGTATACACAAATGCATTATATATATTAAATAACTATGAGTTAAAAGCTGGTAATCACCTTTCATATGCGGGTATTGGTAGTACACAACAATATTTGCAGAAAGCGGCCACATATACTTATGAAGGTCCAAATGGTCCAAAAACAATTAGATTAAGAAAAGGGGAATTGGCGGGAGATAAACATCCAGTTTCAGGTGTACCGTATGACGCAAAAGGATTTCCTATTTTCGATGCCGTTACAGAAATAACATTAAAAGAAGTAGATTTAAAAAAAGATAGAACAGCACAATTTAGAATATGTAATAAGGCACTGTACGAACAAATATTAAAAGACCCTAAATTAGCTTCTAAATTTACAGAAAAAGAAATTGAAATGTTTAAAAGTGGAAAGAAACCTAAAACATATACATGGCACCACCACCAGGATACAGGAAGAATGCAACTTGTAGATGCGAAATTACATAAGCAGACTGGTCACACAGGTGGGTATAAAATTTGGGGAAAAGATAGTGATAAATAA
- a CDS encoding SMI1/KNR4 family protein, whose translation MNHISWSEVSETKVTDKEIEQVEKYFGIKFPEDFIACVKKYDGGYPDPNSFYLPGQDENIFNDLLTFHIEDEYSIVQNYEDIKEELIDNVYPFANDPFGNFLCFDYRNNPASPTIVFWDHEEEEMEEAIYPVCSSFTELLDSLRDFEDDE comes from the coding sequence ATGAATCATATTTCTTGGTCTGAAGTAAGTGAAACGAAAGTTACAGATAAAGAGATTGAACAAGTAGAAAAATATTTTGGTATTAAATTTCCTGAAGATTTCATTGCATGTGTAAAGAAATACGATGGAGGTTATCCTGATCCTAATAGCTTTTATTTACCTGGGCAAGATGAAAATATCTTCAATGATTTGTTGACTTTTCATATAGAGGATGAATATTCAATTGTTCAAAATTACGAAGATATAAAAGAAGAATTAATAGACAACGTATACCCCTTTGCAAATGATCCATTTGGGAATTTCTTGTGTTTTGATTATCGAAACAACCCTGCATCACCAACAATCGTATTTTGGGATCATGAGGAAGAAGAGATGGAAGAAGCAATTTACCCTGTTTGTTCATCTTTTACAGAATTGCTAGATAGCTTACGCGATTTTGAAGACGACGAATAA